One Acidobacteriota bacterium genomic window, CGCGCCGCGCGTCGAGAAAGCTGAGCAGCGCGGCTTGTGTCGAGGTCGTCACGGCAAGAGGCCAAGCCCGAAGAAGGAGAGAAGGATTCTAGTCGGCGGGCGGGCGAAAGGGAATGCGCGCAAACACCAGTAAGAAGGAGGGCGCGCAATCAACCATGCAGGCAAAGAAAAGGGACGGCGCGTGTAAACAAAGCCACGGGCCGTCCCCGAGGGATCCGCGCGGGACTATCTCGGTTTCTTGCTGGACTTGGTCGATTTGTATCCCGTCTCGACCTCGGCCCCGATGGTAGCCAGCAACTGCTTCGCGCCCTCGGCGTACTTGCCGGTGGGCTGCAGTTGCAGGTACTTGTTGAGCGCATCGGAGGTGCCTTCCGGCGCGGTCATCTTGCCGTCTTTGCCGACGGTGGCCTTCTGCAGCAGGTTCACGCCTTTCTGGTAGTAGGCGTCGGCATAGTTCGGATCGGTGGCGATGGCTTTGTCGAAGGCGGCATTCGCGTCGTCGGGATGGTTGTGGTTGGTGAGCACCGCGCCCAGGTTGAAGTAATACTGCGCCGCGCTGGCCGGGTTCACCTGTGCTGCCGTGGTGTATTCGCGGATCGCATCCTGCGGCTTGCCGGTTTTGCCGAAGGCTTGTCCCAGGTTGTTATGCAGGGCGGCAAGCTGCGCCTTGTTCTGCTTTTCCGGCGGTTCCGCGCTGATGAGCGCGATCGCCTTCTGGTACGGCTCGATCGCGTCAGACCACTTTCCGGCGGCGCTGCTGTATTCCGCCAGCTTGGTCCAGAGCAGCTCTTTGTCGGGAGCCTGCGTGGTCGCCTGCTGCATGAGCGAGATCGCCTGCTCCAGGTTGTTGGCGGTTTTTGCGGCTTCCGCCTGGGTGAGCATCTGGTTCAGGCTGCGGATCTTTAGGTTCTCCTGATCGATCTTTGCCATCTCTTCTTTTTGCTGTTTCGTCGCGACGGGAAGCGCTGCGGCCGGCTGTTTGCCCTGCGCGTTGCCCGGCGTGGCGGGGGGCGCGGCGGACTGCTCTTGCCGCTCCTTCCTCAAGTCGATGTCGACCACGGTATCGTTGCTCGGGTCAGCCTTGACACCGTGCAGGGAGAACAGCTGCTTGCCGTCGGGGCCGATCAAGGTGCAATCGTACCTGCCCAGTTGCATACCGACCTGGATGTACTCGCCCTTGGCGTTGGTCTTGAGGTCGTACTTGCGTCCCGTTTCGGGATTCTGAAAGCGCAGGATCGCGTTCGCGATCGGTTGCCCTTGTTCATCCGTGACCTTGCCGCGGACGGTGGCGCTCACCAGCTGCGCCGCCGCCAGGGTTGCCAGCGCCAAGAGCATTGCCAGCATTGCGATCAAACTTAGTCTGATCAAACCTTGTCTCTTCATGTCATCTGCCTCGTTCTGAATATCGTTCCAAAATAAAATAAGATCGGTTCGCCGAGACTCACTGCGAGACTGTCTGCGCGTACGCGATCGGGTCCTGGACCCCGGCCGCCGCGAATGCCCGGCGGCGCAGCACGCAGCTCTCGCACCTGCCACACCCCACATCTTCGCGACGGTAGCACGACCACGTTAAATCCAAGGGCGCGCCCAGTTCAACACCGAGCCGCACGATCTCTGCCTTGCGCAGGGCGATGAGCGGCGTCTCGATCAGGATGCCGCCGCTTTCGGTGCCGTCCTTCGTACCCCACCGCACCACCTCGTTGTAGGCGCGGTAGAATTCGGGCCGGCAATCGGGATATCCCGAGCTATCCTGCTCCACCGCGCCGATCAAAACCTTCTTCGCGCCCAGCACCTCGGCCCAGCTCACCGCCGCCGCCAGCAGGTGCGCGTTGCGGAAGGGCACGTAGGTCACCGGGATCTTCGAGCCGATCTCAGCGACCACGTCTTCCGCATCCGGCACGGCGATGCTCGGATCGGTGAGCGCCGAGCCGCCGATCTTCGCCAGCAACTCGTCGCGGACCATCATCCGCTTCGCGATCCGCAAACGCTCGCAGATCGCCGTGAACGCCTGCGCTTCGCGCGCTTCCGTGCGCTGTCCGTAGCTCACGTGCAGCGCGGCCGGCTCAAAGTCGCGGGCGGCAATGGCCGCGCACACGGCGGAATCCATGCCTCCGCTCACCAGGACCACTGCGCGTGCCTTCTCTGCCATTCGGATGCTTATACCTTTGGATGTGAAGTGCGGCGGAATAGCTGCATTGCCGCGCCCCAGCAAACAGAAGATTGTACCGATTCCGAGGGTGGGCCTGGTACTACACGGTACTAAGGCGATATGGCGCTCAGTCGCCCTTAGGTCAAAGCCGGCTCACACACCCTTGGTCTCGGGCGCCCAAATGAACTTGTGCAGTTGCAAGCCGAGCCGCGCTTCGAGGCCGTCTTCGAGCATCCACTGCGCCAGGACCTGGGGATCGAGCAGGCACTGCTCGGCGCTGCGCTGGCCGCGTGCGTCTTTGCGGAACGCGGGCGAGAACAGCACTTCTTTCACGCGTGGCTGATGTTGGCGGACGACGTGTTCGCGCACGAACTTGCGCGCGAACTCGTAGTCGGCGCGGTCACTGATCACGAACTTCAATTCATCGCGCTCGCTGAGCGCGGCGAGGTTCTCCAGGTGGAAGGTCGCGGCGGCGCCCGAGTGCGGACACTTCACGTCCACGATCTTGTGGACGGCTTTCGGCACATTCGCGAGCGGGCGCTCGCCGCTCGTCTCGAGGAGCACGGTGTATCCCTGGTCTACCAGCCGCTGCATGAAGGGGAGGAGTTCGCGCTCCTGCAACATCGGCTCGCCGCCGGTGATCTCGACCAGCTTCCCGCCCGCGACATCTTTCCCGGCCGAGCTGGGCGGCGCGAGGCGATGCACCTCGGCCTCGATCTCTTCCGCAGACATTCTTCTGCCGCCGGTGAAGGTGTATTCCGAGTCGCACCACGAGCAGCGCAGGTTGCATCCGGTGAGCCGCACGAAGACGCAGGGCAGCCCGGCGAAGGAACTCTCGCCTTGCAACGACCTGTAGATCTCAGTGATTTGCATGGAGCTTTGAGCTTTGAGTTGCGAGCTTTTGGGCGATCCCGATG contains:
- a CDS encoding tetratricopeptide repeat protein, yielding MLAMLLALATLAAAQLVSATVRGKVTDEQGQPIANAILRFQNPETGRKYDLKTNAKGEYIQVGMQLGRYDCTLIGPDGKQLFSLHGVKADPSNDTVVDIDLRKERQEQSAAPPATPGNAQGKQPAAALPVATKQQKEEMAKIDQENLKIRSLNQMLTQAEAAKTANNLEQAISLMQQATTQAPDKELLWTKLAEYSSAAGKWSDAIEPYQKAIALISAEPPEKQNKAQLAALHNNLGQAFGKTGKPQDAIREYTTAAQVNPASAAQYYFNLGAVLTNHNHPDDANAAFDKAIATDPNYADAYYQKGVNLLQKATVGKDGKMTAPEGTSDALNKYLQLQPTGKYAEGAKQLLATIGAEVETGYKSTKSSKKPR
- the queC gene encoding 7-cyano-7-deazaguanine synthase QueC translates to MAEKARAVVLVSGGMDSAVCAAIAARDFEPAALHVSYGQRTEAREAQAFTAICERLRIAKRMMVRDELLAKIGGSALTDPSIAVPDAEDVVAEIGSKIPVTYVPFRNAHLLAAAVSWAEVLGAKKVLIGAVEQDSSGYPDCRPEFYRAYNEVVRWGTKDGTESGGILIETPLIALRKAEIVRLGVELGAPLDLTWSCYRREDVGCGRCESCVLRRRAFAAAGVQDPIAYAQTVSQ
- a CDS encoding radical SAM protein — encoded protein: MQITEIYRSLQGESSFAGLPCVFVRLTGCNLRCSWCDSEYTFTGGRRMSAEEIEAEVHRLAPPSSAGKDVAGGKLVEITGGEPMLQERELLPFMQRLVDQGYTVLLETSGERPLANVPKAVHKIVDVKCPHSGAAATFHLENLAALSERDELKFVISDRADYEFARKFVREHVVRQHQPRVKEVLFSPAFRKDARGQRSAEQCLLDPQVLAQWMLEDGLEARLGLQLHKFIWAPETKGV